Proteins co-encoded in one Verrucomicrobiia bacterium genomic window:
- a CDS encoding anaerobic sulfatase maturase, which translates to MNTRTPEPNGFHVMAKPMGPVCNLDCTYCYYLEKEAIYPRGESFRMPDAVLDNYIRQYIASQKTRDVMFAWQGGEPTLLGLDYFRRIVELQRRYGAGREVFNTLQTNATLLDDGWCRFFREHRFLIGVSLDGPREIHDAFRVDKGRRPTFDRVMAGVALLKEHQVEFNTLTVVSAVNVIQPVQLYEFLKESGSGYLQFIPLVERLPAAGENGQNLDFAEPPHPGQAPSPVTEWSVPPGSYGEFLCAIFDHWVRHDVGRVFVQIFDVSLGIWSGHGPGLCLFLEDCGEALALEHNGDLFSCDHFVYPKYRLGNILNDSLGSLVHSRAQREFGEAKSGTLPRFCRECDVRFACNGECPKHRFLTSPDGEPGLNYLCAGYRRFFRHVDPYMRTMAGLLRRRRAPADIMGMLPQGPLTAPLI; encoded by the coding sequence TTGAGAAGGAGGCGATTTACCCCAGGGGTGAGTCCTTTCGCATGCCCGACGCGGTTCTTGATAATTACATCCGCCAGTACATCGCGTCGCAGAAGACCCGGGACGTGATGTTTGCGTGGCAGGGTGGCGAACCGACCTTGCTGGGCCTCGATTACTTCAGACGGATCGTCGAGTTGCAGCGGCGTTACGGGGCGGGTCGCGAGGTGTTCAACACGCTTCAGACCAATGCGACCCTGCTCGATGACGGGTGGTGCCGGTTCTTTCGGGAGCACCGTTTTCTGATCGGTGTCAGCCTCGATGGGCCACGGGAAATTCACGACGCATTCCGGGTGGACAAGGGCCGGCGGCCGACGTTTGACCGCGTCATGGCGGGTGTTGCGCTGCTCAAGGAGCATCAGGTTGAGTTCAACACGCTCACTGTGGTCAGTGCGGTGAATGTCATCCAGCCCGTCCAACTCTACGAATTCTTGAAGGAATCCGGGTCGGGGTATCTTCAGTTCATTCCCCTGGTCGAGCGGTTGCCGGCGGCCGGTGAGAACGGGCAAAATCTGGACTTTGCGGAACCACCCCACCCGGGGCAGGCGCCATCACCGGTCACGGAGTGGAGTGTCCCGCCCGGATCCTATGGTGAGTTTCTCTGCGCCATCTTTGATCATTGGGTCCGCCACGACGTCGGCCGGGTGTTCGTCCAGATTTTCGATGTCTCGCTGGGGATTTGGTCCGGGCATGGTCCCGGACTGTGTCTGTTCCTGGAGGATTGCGGTGAGGCCCTCGCGTTGGAGCACAACGGCGACCTGTTTTCCTGCGATCACTTTGTCTATCCGAAATACCGGCTTGGAAACATCCTGAATGATTCCTTGGGATCGTTGGTTCATTCCCGGGCGCAGCGGGAATTCGGGGAGGCCAAATCCGGCACGCTGCCGCGGTTTTGTCGAGAGTGCGACGTCCGGTTTGCCTGCAATGGAGAATGCCCGAAGCACCGTTTCCTCACATCGCCAGACGGGGAGCCCGGGCTCAACTACCTGTGTGCGGGTTATCGCCGGTTCTTCCGGCACGTTGATCCCTACATGCGAACCATGGCGGGCTTGCTCCGGCGTCGCCGGGCCCCGGCGGACATCATGGGCATGCTGCCGCAAGGCCCTCTCACCGCCCCCCTGATCTGA
- a CDS encoding sulfatase-like hydrolase/transferase: MPRREVLKLLGGAGALAAAHGVLNLWGSPPAMDLIRQRRNLILFTTDQQQEFRWFPEGWEQANLPGLTRLRNRGVSFRRAYTNTAMCTPSRTTMFTGLYPAQHRSTDTLSEGMSQSEGEHQLDPTIPNLGTILREAGYDVVWKGKWHLSKGVDQPDGGHVDDDISRYGMEEWNSPDAGGNAELKNYGGGSTDHDGRFFDGSTWQPPTGDPTDPDYIFTQAGGPANPSWERDSVMAFLRHRIENPGENPFCLVVCLINPHDVLGCPGLSEALGGNGTYLEGGYFGRTDGTSPWSEQTGPLRIEVPPTAHEDLLRNHKPQCQARFLAASAGLGPVPTDSLKLQYLNFYGNLIKLNDRYLVRMLDLLDGVDGSVDAARARTLRDQSWIVFTSDHGDMAMAHGGLRQKSFMCYEEMANVPLVWSNPVVFPEGRVCHELVSHVDLMPTICGVLGIDPAPYPFKGVDYSRLIEFPDGPRVQDSVLFTFDDIWSGQEAAGFPDGIVPPPNRLRALIEKDYKYVYYFDGLGSAAPQAEFYDLRSSSDGGTDTDPASGKALERVNYSEWAMQQQPGQHPPAAIVAQRQRVMGNLEAALDTKLMPLPPQDATPPEDFTARLYRWTDGDGAVQSAVQLTWISRSNTQYQLQVSADLQRWEDSGPLIPGNNGPMWLNQTVAGEAFFRLNWEPLAENPIPEPTTVVGGAAP; this comes from the coding sequence ATGCCCCGACGTGAGGTGCTCAAGCTCCTCGGGGGGGCCGGTGCCCTCGCTGCAGCACACGGTGTGTTGAACCTATGGGGTAGTCCGCCAGCGATGGACCTGATCCGCCAGCGGCGCAACCTCATCCTGTTCACCACGGACCAGCAGCAGGAGTTTCGCTGGTTTCCCGAGGGCTGGGAGCAGGCCAATCTTCCCGGATTGACCCGCCTGAGGAACCGCGGAGTGTCCTTTCGCCGGGCGTACACCAACACCGCCATGTGCACCCCCTCCCGAACCACCATGTTCACCGGGTTGTACCCCGCCCAGCATCGCAGCACCGACACGCTTTCGGAGGGCATGAGCCAGTCGGAGGGGGAACACCAGCTGGATCCGACGATCCCCAATCTGGGCACCATCCTCCGCGAGGCGGGCTACGACGTCGTCTGGAAGGGCAAGTGGCATTTGAGCAAGGGCGTAGACCAACCGGACGGCGGCCATGTGGACGACGACATCTCCCGATACGGCATGGAGGAATGGAATTCTCCGGATGCAGGTGGGAATGCCGAGTTAAAGAATTACGGGGGCGGTTCGACGGATCATGACGGCCGGTTCTTTGACGGGAGCACCTGGCAGCCTCCAACGGGTGATCCAACGGATCCGGACTACATTTTTACGCAGGCCGGCGGACCTGCGAATCCGTCCTGGGAACGCGACAGCGTCATGGCGTTCCTCCGGCACCGGATTGAGAACCCGGGAGAGAATCCCTTCTGCCTTGTTGTCTGCCTGATCAACCCGCATGACGTCCTCGGCTGCCCCGGGCTGAGTGAAGCCCTCGGCGGCAATGGAACCTACTTGGAGGGCGGGTACTTTGGGCGGACCGACGGCACATCTCCCTGGTCCGAGCAGACGGGCCCCCTCAGGATCGAGGTGCCGCCCACCGCGCATGAAGACCTCCTGAGGAATCACAAGCCGCAATGCCAGGCCCGTTTTCTTGCTGCCTCCGCCGGCCTCGGACCCGTGCCGACGGACTCCCTCAAACTTCAATATCTCAACTTCTATGGCAACCTGATCAAGCTCAACGACCGCTATCTGGTCCGGATGCTTGACCTGTTGGACGGCGTGGACGGGAGCGTGGATGCCGCAAGGGCGAGGACCTTGCGCGATCAGTCATGGATTGTCTTCACGTCCGACCACGGCGACATGGCGATGGCGCATGGCGGCCTTCGGCAGAAGTCGTTCATGTGCTACGAGGAGATGGCCAACGTGCCGCTCGTCTGGTCGAATCCAGTCGTTTTCCCCGAGGGGCGGGTTTGTCACGAACTCGTGTCGCATGTGGACCTGATGCCGACGATCTGCGGCGTGCTTGGCATTGACCCGGCTCCGTATCCATTCAAGGGAGTGGACTACAGCCGGCTGATTGAATTCCCGGACGGTCCCCGGGTTCAGGATTCCGTGCTCTTCACCTTCGATGACATCTGGAGCGGCCAGGAGGCGGCGGGATTCCCCGATGGCATCGTGCCACCTCCCAACCGTCTGCGGGCGCTGATCGAAAAGGATTACAAGTACGTGTACTACTTCGACGGCCTCGGGAGCGCGGCACCGCAAGCGGAATTCTACGACTTGCGCAGTTCCAGCGACGGTGGAACGGACACCGACCCGGCATCAGGAAAGGCCCTGGAGCGGGTCAATTATTCCGAATGGGCCATGCAACAGCAGCCCGGGCAGCATCCGCCTGCCGCAATTGTGGCGCAACGTCAGCGGGTCATGGGCAACCTGGAGGCCGCCCTGGACACGAAGCTGATGCCGCTGCCCCCCCAGGATGCCACGCCTCCAGAGGACTTTACGGCCCGATTGTACCGATGGACCGATGGCGACGGCGCCGTTCAGAGTGCCGTTCAACTGACCTGGATTTCCCGCTCAAACACCCAGTATCAGCTACAGGTGTCGGCAGATTTGCAGCGGTGGGAGGACTCGGGTCCGCTGATTCCGGGCAACAATGGACCGATGTGGCTCAACCAGACCGTTGCCGGAGAGGCATTCTTCCGGTTGAACTGGGAGCCGCTTGCCGAGAATCCGATTCCGGAGCCGACGACCGTCGTCGGCGGGGCGGCGCCGTGA
- a CDS encoding zf-TFIIB domain-containing protein has product MPDAACPVCDAHPELLRQQGEHESFRCVRCGGFWVPAVTLAALTRRADEFRLPPDQADAVLRRPAAPGPARYRPCPVCRELMNRNNYARVSGVVVDECRAHGTWFDCDELNRVLDFVRAGGLDRSRAREWDELRERERRARRAGPTPERREWYDPASPAGTWDWELDAAVTLVRDSLD; this is encoded by the coding sequence ATGCCTGACGCCGCTTGCCCTGTCTGCGACGCCCATCCCGAGCTGCTCCGCCAGCAGGGCGAGCACGAGTCGTTCCGCTGTGTGCGCTGCGGGGGTTTCTGGGTTCCCGCGGTCACGCTCGCCGCGCTCACACGCCGTGCCGACGAGTTTCGCCTGCCGCCCGATCAGGCCGATGCCGTGCTCCGCCGCCCCGCCGCCCCCGGTCCGGCGCGCTACCGGCCGTGTCCCGTTTGCCGCGAGCTCATGAACCGCAACAACTACGCTCGCGTATCCGGCGTGGTGGTGGACGAGTGCCGCGCCCACGGCACTTGGTTCGACTGCGACGAACTGAACCGGGTGTTGGACTTCGTTCGCGCGGGAGGCCTTGACCGCAGTCGCGCCCGGGAGTGGGACGAACTCCGCGAGCGCGAGCGCCGCGCGAGGCGGGCCGGGCCCACCCCGGAACGCCGGGAGTGGTACGACCCCGCGTCTCCCGCGGGGACGTGGGACTGGGAGCTCGACGCCGCCGTGACGCTGGTGCGGGATTCCTTGGATTGA
- a CDS encoding fasciclin domain-containing protein, translating to MNRKSMIALAASIVASLGLMGGETKKDIVEVAVEAGSFKTLVAAVQAAGLVDVLKGDGPFTVFAPTDEAFAKLPAGTVESLLKPENKEKLVAILTYHVVGGSVKSGEIKPGGVKTVQGQEVTLSLADGAVRADGAKVVKADIIASNGVIHVIDAVILPKH from the coding sequence ATGAACAGGAAATCAATGATCGCTCTCGCAGCCTCCATCGTGGCCTCGCTCGGGTTGATGGGCGGAGAGACCAAGAAGGACATCGTGGAGGTCGCCGTTGAGGCGGGCTCTTTCAAAACGCTGGTCGCCGCCGTGCAGGCGGCCGGTCTCGTGGACGTGCTCAAGGGGGACGGGCCGTTCACGGTATTCGCCCCCACGGATGAGGCATTTGCCAAGCTTCCGGCCGGCACGGTCGAGTCCCTCCTGAAGCCGGAGAACAAGGAGAAGCTCGTGGCCATCCTGACCTACCACGTCGTGGGCGGTTCTGTGAAGTCGGGCGAAATCAAGCCCGGCGGCGTGAAAACGGTGCAGGGCCAGGAAGTGACACTCTCGCTCGCGGACGGGGCGGTGCGTGCGGATGGGGCCAAGGTGGTCAAGGCCGACATCATCGCATCGAACGGTGTGATCCACGTGATTGATGCCGTGATTCTTCCGAAGCATTGA
- a CDS encoding serine hydrolase, whose product MKPHWKWSLWFCLQLGLVALAGPPRPVAGPELVFEELDGLVAVEAEHFHRQSLDAVRSWHLTAPERIPVVEPDGDLPHLEEASGGAYVELLPDTRRTHGDPLVPGENFSSGPGRMAVLHYKVWFNNPGRYYVWVRAFSTGTEDNGLHVGLNGRWPESGRRMQWCDGKDSWRWESRQRTESEHCGVPHAIYLDIPNAGEHEVQFSMREDGFEFDKFLLTNRREFPRPQDAGPASRIRYGVLPDLAAATSEDPAPEPPRPGGIARPFPGHWGPPPRIQTMDYRPLPGGYGFGSSTLAAWIRRNMEQDVAGGAGGGVRVTGEPRQWHTVTLTFDGPESDETATPNPFLDHRLDVTFTHAASGESRIVPGFFAADGNAAETSATGGNQWRVHFSPNRTGEWRWRVSFRTGIDVAVADSREAGEPWAPLDGHHGSVRIGPGDAVAPDLRSRGHLEYVGERYLRFAGDGTRYLKGGVDSPETLLGYADFDGTYRDLSRTNRPPSPNPIIGLPALQDGLLRFESHVQDWREGDPAWKDGRGRGLIGGLNYLSSQGVNSVYFLTMNVNGDGRNVWPWVDPWIRDRFDCSKLDQWDLVFRHMTRLGIQLHLVTQETENDHLLDRGHLGRERKLYYRELVARFAHHPAVTWNLGEENVQSVDQQRACLAWLRDLLPYRQHLVVHNDHWHAKNLRETFDPLLGGTIVDASGFRDRPAVDWPGGRVPLLTGTALQDFHWPDVHPHVRHYVQASAAAGLPWVVTADELGGANFGTLPDAMDPDHDDPRRFGLWGTLMAGGAGVEWYFGWQNNSPTSDLSCEDWRTREGMYRQTRIALAFFHEHLPFWRMVPADEAVTGHGVSALLAPGELLAIYLPNGGGTRFDLGAMPGRYEVKWFNPREGGALRDGEVRTVRGPGPAWTGFPPEHPSKDWLALVRRVPETAPSAMEFPGTAWREMSPADVGVHPNGLHHALNYWRMHTGTNGVDEVVLVRRGVVFHKGAAADRVHNVWSVTKPVTSTALGLLIGDGMASLDAKAGGIEPLLDPLYPRVTLRDFATMTSGYDAVGRSRWGADSADWSATPYEPAPPLFPPGTKFAYWDEAQMMFGRVLTRLANRDLFELLRERLFDPIGMRVADWTPEGEVVGLTIRNGCTGLHVDALDLARLGHLFLNEGRWSGRQIVPSAWVREATRVQVPAQLPVADTDRRQIKGPGAYGYNWWVNGRGPDGRLELPHAPPGTYYAAGFNHNLCVVIPEWEMVLVRLGTDGNPAGGHAAVLDAFIRRMGMAVSPLGD is encoded by the coding sequence ATGAAGCCTCACTGGAAATGGTCCCTCTGGTTCTGTCTGCAACTCGGCCTGGTCGCGCTCGCGGGTCCCCCGCGGCCTGTGGCCGGGCCCGAACTGGTTTTCGAGGAGCTCGACGGCCTGGTGGCTGTCGAGGCGGAGCATTTCCACCGCCAGAGCCTCGACGCAGTCCGCTCCTGGCATCTCACGGCGCCGGAGCGCATCCCAGTTGTCGAACCGGACGGGGATCTGCCGCACCTGGAGGAAGCCAGCGGCGGCGCCTATGTCGAGTTGCTGCCGGACACGCGCCGGACGCATGGCGATCCGCTGGTGCCTGGTGAAAACTTTTCCAGCGGGCCGGGTCGGATGGCCGTGCTGCATTACAAGGTGTGGTTCAACAACCCGGGACGGTACTATGTGTGGGTCCGTGCCTTCTCGACCGGCACCGAGGACAATGGGCTCCATGTCGGCCTCAATGGTCGCTGGCCCGAAAGCGGCCGGAGGATGCAGTGGTGCGATGGCAAGGATTCGTGGCGTTGGGAAAGCCGGCAACGCACGGAGTCGGAACACTGTGGCGTGCCGCACGCCATCTATTTGGATATCCCCAACGCGGGCGAACATGAGGTCCAGTTTTCCATGCGGGAGGATGGCTTCGAGTTCGACAAGTTCCTCCTTACGAACCGGAGGGAATTCCCGCGGCCGCAGGATGCCGGTCCTGCGTCACGCATCCGGTACGGTGTGCTCCCCGACCTGGCGGCCGCCACGTCGGAGGATCCAGCGCCGGAGCCCCCGCGTCCGGGAGGGATCGCCCGGCCTTTTCCCGGGCACTGGGGACCGCCACCCAGGATTCAGACCATGGACTACCGTCCGTTGCCCGGCGGGTACGGGTTTGGCAGTTCCACTCTGGCGGCGTGGATCCGGCGCAACATGGAGCAGGACGTCGCGGGAGGTGCGGGCGGGGGTGTCCGGGTCACCGGTGAGCCGCGTCAGTGGCACACGGTCACGCTCACCTTCGACGGCCCGGAGTCGGACGAGACGGCGACTCCCAACCCGTTCCTCGACCACCGGCTGGATGTGACCTTCACACATGCGGCCAGCGGTGAGTCGCGCATTGTGCCGGGCTTCTTTGCGGCAGATGGCAACGCGGCCGAGACCTCGGCGACCGGTGGCAACCAATGGCGGGTCCACTTCTCGCCGAACCGGACCGGCGAATGGCGCTGGCGGGTCTCGTTCCGCACGGGAATTGACGTCGCCGTGGCCGACTCCCGCGAGGCCGGCGAGCCGTGGGCACCGCTCGACGGACACCACGGGTCCGTGCGGATCGGTCCGGGAGACGCCGTGGCTCCGGACCTGCGGTCCAGGGGGCACCTGGAATATGTCGGTGAGCGCTATCTGCGATTCGCCGGGGATGGCACCCGGTATCTCAAGGGCGGCGTGGACAGCCCGGAGACGCTGCTGGGATACGCCGACTTTGACGGCACCTACCGGGACCTCAGCCGCACCAACCGGCCGCCATCTCCGAACCCAATCATCGGCCTGCCGGCGCTCCAGGACGGCCTGTTGCGGTTCGAATCCCACGTGCAGGACTGGCGTGAGGGTGATCCGGCCTGGAAGGATGGACGGGGCAGGGGGCTGATCGGTGGTCTGAACTACCTGTCCAGTCAGGGCGTCAACTCCGTCTATTTCCTGACCATGAATGTCAACGGAGACGGGCGGAACGTCTGGCCGTGGGTGGACCCATGGATTCGCGACCGGTTTGACTGCTCCAAGCTCGACCAGTGGGACCTGGTGTTTCGCCACATGACGCGTCTGGGGATCCAGTTGCACCTGGTCACCCAGGAGACGGAGAACGACCATCTGCTGGACCGCGGCCATCTGGGACGAGAACGCAAACTTTACTACCGGGAACTGGTCGCGCGCTTTGCGCATCATCCGGCGGTCACGTGGAACCTGGGCGAGGAGAACGTCCAGAGCGTGGATCAGCAGCGGGCCTGTCTGGCCTGGCTGCGGGACTTGCTGCCCTACCGCCAGCATCTCGTCGTGCACAACGACCACTGGCATGCGAAGAACTTGCGCGAGACGTTCGATCCCCTGCTGGGTGGCACGATCGTTGACGCCAGCGGGTTCCGGGACCGACCGGCGGTGGACTGGCCGGGGGGGCGGGTGCCGCTGTTGACCGGGACCGCCCTTCAGGATTTCCACTGGCCGGACGTTCACCCCCACGTCCGTCACTACGTGCAGGCCAGCGCCGCGGCAGGGTTGCCTTGGGTGGTCACGGCGGACGAGTTGGGTGGCGCCAATTTCGGCACGCTGCCTGACGCCATGGATCCGGATCACGACGACCCGCGGCGCTTCGGGCTCTGGGGAACGCTCATGGCCGGCGGTGCCGGGGTGGAATGGTATTTTGGCTGGCAGAACAACAGCCCGACCAGCGACCTGTCCTGCGAGGACTGGCGCACGCGGGAGGGCATGTACCGCCAGACGCGGATCGCGCTCGCGTTTTTCCACGAGCATCTGCCGTTCTGGCGGATGGTGCCGGCCGATGAGGCGGTGACGGGCCATGGCGTGTCGGCCCTCCTGGCCCCCGGCGAACTGCTGGCCATTTACCTGCCCAATGGCGGCGGCACCCGGTTTGACCTCGGGGCGATGCCGGGACGGTACGAGGTGAAGTGGTTCAACCCGCGGGAGGGCGGTGCCCTGCGGGACGGCGAGGTCCGCACGGTACGCGGCCCCGGTCCGGCCTGGACTGGATTTCCGCCAGAACATCCTTCCAAAGACTGGCTGGCACTGGTCCGGCGCGTGCCCGAAACGGCACCGTCCGCGATGGAGTTTCCGGGGACCGCATGGCGGGAGATGTCTCCGGCGGATGTCGGGGTTCATCCCAACGGATTGCATCACGCGCTGAACTACTGGCGCATGCACACCGGGACCAACGGTGTGGACGAGGTGGTGCTGGTCCGGCGGGGCGTGGTGTTTCACAAGGGGGCCGCGGCGGATCGCGTCCATAACGTATGGTCCGTGACCAAGCCGGTCACCAGCACGGCGCTCGGGTTGCTCATCGGGGACGGGATGGCCTCCCTGGACGCGAAGGCTGGCGGGATCGAACCTCTGCTGGATCCCCTCTATCCGCGGGTCACGTTGAGGGATTTTGCGACCATGACCAGCGGGTATGACGCGGTGGGGCGGAGCCGGTGGGGTGCCGACAGTGCGGATTGGTCGGCGACGCCCTACGAGCCGGCGCCGCCCCTGTTCCCGCCGGGAACGAAATTCGCCTACTGGGACGAGGCGCAGATGATGTTTGGGCGCGTCCTGACACGGTTGGCGAACCGGGACCTGTTCGAACTGCTGCGCGAGCGGCTCTTCGATCCGATTGGCATGCGGGTGGCGGACTGGACGCCGGAAGGCGAGGTTGTGGGCCTCACCATCCGCAACGGGTGCACCGGGCTGCATGTGGATGCCCTGGATCTGGCGCGCCTCGGGCATCTGTTCCTGAACGAAGGCCGCTGGAGCGGCCGCCAGATCGTGCCGTCTGCCTGGGTCCGTGAGGCCACGCGGGTGCAGGTCCCGGCGCAGCTGCCCGTGGCGGACACGGACCGGCGCCAGATCAAGGGGCCGGGTGCGTACGGGTACAACTGGTGGGTCAATGGGCGCGGCCCAGACGGGCGCTTGGAGCTGCCGCATGCCCCGCCGGGCACCTATTACGCCGCGGGCTTCAACCACAACCTCTGCGTGGTCATCCCGGAATGGGAGATGGTCCTGGTGCGCCTGGGAACCGACGGCAATCCCGCCGGGGGCCATGCGGCCGTCCTCGACGCCTTCATCCGCCGCATGGGCATGGCGGTGAGTCCGCTGGGCGACTAG
- a CDS encoding ABC transporter permease, protein MFAVLRIALRALRRNILRSFLTMLGIIVGIAAVIVGVSMGTGAKAEVDKRIASMGQNLITVMSGNMARGGVRGGFGMAPNLTPEDYEAIRREITGITAASPEARTSTQVAVGNQNTFVQVSGVSEEYLTARSWPLRGGDNFTEADVRNAGKVCLVGSTTARTLFGENMDPVGQVIRIKNAPFTIVGWLEAKGAGSFGQDQDDVILVPYTAVMKRLSGDTRFRSIFVQAESPSAIMDVQDQLAALLRQRHQISEGKDDDFMVRNQQETSDFFNANNRIMTILIGFFAGISLVVGGIGIMNIMLVSVTERTREIGIRLAVGARGRDVLRQFLTEAVLLSIVGGGLGIATGFWLAPLLTRLFEFPTLISNSSVVMAFSVSAVIGIVFGFFPALKAARLDPIDALRYE, encoded by the coding sequence ATGTTCGCCGTCCTCCGCATCGCCCTCCGCGCCCTCCGCCGCAACATCCTCCGGTCGTTCCTCACCATGCTGGGCATCATTGTCGGCATCGCCGCCGTGATCGTCGGGGTCAGCATGGGCACGGGAGCCAAGGCCGAGGTGGACAAGCGGATCGCCAGCATGGGCCAGAACCTCATCACGGTCATGTCGGGCAACATGGCACGCGGCGGCGTGCGCGGCGGATTCGGCATGGCGCCCAATCTCACGCCGGAGGACTACGAGGCCATCCGCCGGGAGATCACCGGCATCACCGCGGCCAGCCCGGAAGCCCGCACCTCGACCCAGGTTGCGGTGGGCAACCAGAACACCTTCGTGCAGGTCTCCGGCGTCAGTGAGGAGTATCTCACCGCACGTTCCTGGCCGCTCCGCGGCGGCGATAACTTCACGGAGGCCGACGTCCGCAACGCCGGAAAGGTCTGCCTCGTCGGCTCCACCACGGCCAGGACGCTGTTCGGCGAGAACATGGATCCCGTGGGCCAGGTGATTCGAATCAAGAACGCCCCCTTCACCATCGTCGGGTGGCTCGAGGCCAAGGGAGCGGGAAGTTTCGGGCAGGATCAGGACGACGTCATTCTCGTGCCGTACACGGCCGTGATGAAGCGCCTTTCCGGGGACACGCGGTTCCGATCCATCTTCGTCCAGGCGGAATCCCCCTCGGCCATCATGGATGTCCAGGACCAGCTGGCCGCGCTTCTGCGTCAGCGCCATCAGATCTCCGAGGGCAAGGATGATGACTTCATGGTCCGCAACCAGCAGGAGACCAGCGATTTCTTCAACGCCAACAACCGGATCATGACCATTCTCATCGGGTTCTTCGCCGGCATCTCGCTGGTGGTTGGCGGCATCGGCATCATGAACATCATGCTGGTCAGCGTCACCGAGCGGACCCGAGAGATCGGAATCCGCCTCGCGGTGGGGGCACGCGGACGCGACGTCTTGCGCCAGTTCCTCACCGAGGCGGTGCTGCTCAGCATCGTCGGCGGCGGACTGGGCATTGCCACCGGTTTCTGGCTGGCGCCGCTTCTGACCCGGCTTTTTGAATTCCCCACACTGATCTCCAACTCCTCGGTGGTCATGGCCTTTTCCGTCAGCGCCGTCATCGGCATCGTTTTCGGGTTCTTCCCGGCCCTCAAGGCCGCACGCCTCGACCCCATTGACGCGCTCCGATATGAATGA
- a CDS encoding ABC transporter ATP-binding protein, with the protein MTTPVIQLEEFRKTYTTGEVQVHAVRGVNLRIQPGEFVAIMGASGSGKSTMMNTLGCLDRPSGGTFLLDGVDVGKLDRDELADLRNQKIGFVFQGFNLLARTTALENVELPMLYSRPPLPGREQRERALRALAMVGLAERADHTPSQLSGGQQQRVAIARALVNQPKLLLADEPTGNLDSRTSIEIMGIFQQLNDQGMTVVMVTHELDIARFCRRVIVMRDGLVRSDEPVQDRFLAPAELARLEAEQRAVQLA; encoded by the coding sequence ATGACCACACCCGTAATCCAACTCGAGGAATTCCGGAAGACCTACACGACGGGGGAAGTGCAGGTGCATGCGGTCCGCGGGGTCAACCTGCGGATCCAGCCAGGCGAATTTGTGGCCATCATGGGGGCCAGTGGCTCGGGCAAGAGCACCATGATGAACACCCTCGGCTGTCTCGACCGGCCGTCGGGCGGGACCTTCCTCCTCGACGGTGTGGACGTGGGGAAGCTGGACCGCGATGAACTGGCGGATCTCCGGAACCAGAAGATCGGGTTCGTCTTCCAGGGCTTCAATCTGCTGGCCAGGACCACGGCGCTGGAGAACGTCGAACTCCCCATGTTGTACTCGAGGCCACCCCTGCCTGGACGAGAGCAGCGGGAACGCGCGCTCCGGGCGCTGGCCATGGTGGGACTTGCCGAACGGGCCGACCACACTCCCAGCCAGCTCTCCGGCGGCCAGCAGCAGCGGGTGGCGATCGCGAGGGCACTGGTCAACCAGCCGAAGCTCCTCCTTGCCGACGAACCCACCGGCAACCTGGATTCACGGACGAGCATTGAAATCATGGGCATCTTCCAGCAGCTCAATGATCAGGGAATGACCGTGGTCATGGTCACCCACGAGCTCGACATCGCCCGGTTCTGCCGCAGGGTCATCGTCATGCGCGACGGCCTCGTTCGCAGCGATGAACCCGTCCAGGATCGCTTTCTTGCCCCGGCCGAACTGGCCAGGCTCGAAGCCGAGCAGCGCGCCGTTCAGCTCGCCTGA